The following nucleotide sequence is from Natronorubrum aibiense.
ACCGCGAGTTCCTGATCTTCGTCCGCTATCCCGCCAACGCGATCGGCGGCATCGTCATCTCGGTGTTCTTCTTCGGCGTCCTCTTCTATGGCGGACGGATGATCGCTGGACAGGCGCTGACCGACTCGATCGAGGGGCTCATCGTCGGCTACTTCCTGTGGACGCTGTCAGTGGGCGCGTACTCCTCGATCTCGAACGACATCGCGAGCGAGGTCCAGTGGGGAACCCTCGAGCGCCACGTGATGACGCCGTTCGGGTTCGCGCCCGTGGCGCTGTTGAAAGGCGTCGCGAAGATCGTCCGGACGTTCATTACCTCGACGATCATCCTGATCGCGATGATCCTGATCACTGGGACGACGCTCGAATTGAATCTGCTCACGATCGTCGTCGTCGCGACGCTCAGCATCGTCTCGGTGCTCGGACTCGGGCTCGCAGCCGGTGGGGTGACGGTGCTCTACAAACAGATCGGCAACTGGCTGAACCTTCTCCAGTTCGGGTTCATCGTGCTCATCTCCGCTCCCGCGTTCGACCTCGGGTGGATGCAGGTGCTCCCGCTCGCCCACGGCAGCGCCCTCCTCCAGCGGGCGATGGTCGACGGTATCCGTCTCTGGGAGTTCACGGCGTTCGACCTCGTGCTGTTGGCCGCGACCGCAGCCGGTTATCTGGCGCTCGGGTACGTCGTCTTTCAGTACGCGACTCGTCGAGCACGACGGCTCGGCGTGCTCGGCGACTACTGATCGACTCGTCGATCGCCACGCCGTATGGATTCGCTTGGACCACGAGCCTCAACTGGTTGCCGCCCGTCAGCACGGCTATGACCCACGACCGAATTCACGCCCGGAAACCGGCGCACGACCTCGAGCGCTGGTCCGTCGGCACGATCGAGTCGATTACCGACCGGGACGGCCACTGCGCCTTCGCGGTCCAAACCCTTGACGGCGAGACGATCGAACTCGTCGTTACGGTTGCCATCCGGGAGCTGGTGGTGCGACGGCTCGACCTCGAGGACGGCGAGTCACCGATCGGGGCCCGCGTCTGGTATCGACAACATGGCGGCTGACTGGTGTCGGATGAGAAAGGAATGACTCGAGTCCGATCTCGAGTTGCCGATCAGCGTGCTCGGGAGACGAATCAGTCGGATTCGGGTTCCGACTCTGTGTCGTCGTCGGCCGCGAGAGCAGTGTCCGTTGTCCCGTCAGATTGGTCGTCAGCGTGCTCTGCGTCGCTGTCTGCTTCGTCCGTCCCATCCTGTTGATTGTCGGTGTGCTCCGCTTCGTTGTCATCCGCGGCGTCACCGTTTACCGGGCTCTCGGCTTCAGTATCGCCGTCCGTCACGTTGCTGCCGTGGTCGTCAGTGTTCTCGTCTTCGGTCCCGTCGCTTTGCACCTCAGTACCCTCAGGTTCGACCTCGTCGTCGGTCGACTCGTCGTGTCGTTCACCGTCACCGTCAATTTCGGCGTCATCGCCGGTCGACTCGTCGATCGAATCGGAACTCTCCGTTCGGTCCGTCTCGTCGCCGTCTTCGTCCGGCGGCGACTCGCTGTCGGAGCCGTCAGTCGATTGTGGTGAGTCGGTCTCCGTCGCCGTCATCGTGTCGTCGGTGTCTTCTGGTGATTCTTCCCCTGGCGGTGTCTCGGATGCTGTGGATTCACTGTCCGCTACCGTTTCGTTCCCGTCAGCCCCGCTCTCGTTCGCGCCTCCGTCTTCGGTCATCGTCTCACCCTCGGTCGCGCCGATGCCGCCGGCAGAGTCGTTCCCATCGGGTTCGGCCCCGTTGACGTCCGTTCCGTCTTCGGCCGTCTCGCCGTCACTCGAGCCCTCGTCATCGATCTGTGTATCGTTTGCAGCCGCCCCGGTGTCGCTTGAGGGCGTCTCAGATCCTTGTTCGGGGCCGCCGATGTCGTCCGGCAGCGACGAGCCACTCGAGCCGCAGTCGTCGGCCGACGCGTTTTCAGAGCCGTTCTCGTGATCGTGCTCGAGAGTATCTAGCGCTATTTCATCCGCGAGTGGAACCGAGAACGTCTCGCTGGTCGAGAACGTTCCTGACACGGATTCGGTGTCGGTAAACACCGCAACGGTGACCGCGCCGCCGGCGAAGCCAGCCGTTGCGACGAGGAGACAGATGACGACGACGAGCGCACGACTCGAGGTCATTCAGAATCCTCCGTCGATTCCTCCGGCGGCGCTGGTTCGGGAGTCTCCGCCCACTCTATCGGCGAGGATGCGTCGGGTTCCATCCCCTGTGCTGTCGCAGCGTCCGCCGAGTCCGTCGGCTCACGCTCGGTCGCTTTCGCCTCTGTCGGCCTCGAGTCCGTCGCGGCCGACCCCATAGCGATCTCGTCGGCAGTCGTCACGCTCGAGCCGCCATCCGTTGCCGCACCATCGTCGCTCACGTCACCGGGTGCTGTCGGTACCGGTGGCGATCGCTCCCGTTCTGCGGTGTCGCCTCGAGCGGCCAGCAACAGCCCACCGGCGGCGAGCGCCGAGAACGTCGCCGCGAACGCGATCGAGATCGTCAGCGTGGTCTGAAGCTCGAGGGCGACGTAGATCGCGTAAACGGCGACGGGGACCAGAATTACGGTCGACAGCCGCAGGTCGGTCGGGCTGATGGTGAACTCTGCGGCCGTCGACGCCGCGGGCTCGGAGGCCGTCGGTTCTGCACTGTCGGTGGTGTCGTCGCTGTCGCCGCCGTCTGCAGCCGCGTCAGTTCGGCCGGCACGCACGAGCGACCACAGTTCGGTCACGACGAGCAGCCCCAGCGGAACGGCGACGAGCAGGACGAACCCGAGCGGCGTGCTCACGGCCTGAATCGCGTAGCCGATGTAGGGAATCGTCAGGACGACGACGCCGAGGACGTTCGCTGCCGGGACCAGGCTGGCGTCCACGTCGCTATTTGCGTCTCCTTTCGTCTCGAAGGCGAGTCCGGCCTCGGTCTCCTCGACCCCTACGACGCGGTGCGTCACGGGCGTTTCTTCACTCCCGCGAACGTACGTGATCACGTCGGCCGTCTCGATCGTCGCCGGGTCCCGGTCGGCGACGACGACCACGTCACCGGCCTCGATCGCGGGTGCCATGCTGCCCGAGAGGACGACGAAGCTGTACTCCGCGCCGATCACGCCCGGAACCGCGTAGATAACGAACGGGACGACGAGGGCGATCAACAGGACCAATCCGACTCTATTTGCGAGTGTTTTGTAGTTCATTTACGATGTCACCCCACAGAGGTAGTTCTCCTCGGTGTCGAGCGCCTCGAGGACGGTGAGGCTGTACGTGCCGTCGGAGATCACGAGTCCCGGCCCGAACGGCTGTGAGCAGCTGATGTGGAAGTCGCCGATGGTGGTTCCGTCGACGACGACGTCGAAATCGGGGCCGCCCTTGATTCCGGGTGGATCGTGGAGGGCCGCAGTGAACGTGTCACCGGGTTCGACTGTTCGCTCGAACTCGACCGTATCCGACCCTCGCAGCAGTGTCAGTGTCGTCTCGCCGTCCGGCCCGTCGTACGCGAAGGTCGCCCGTGCGATGCGGTTCCCGTTTTGCTCGGGACAGGCGACACAGTCCGGGGGCTCATCGCAGGGCGCAACGCTCTCGAAGGGATCACGAGCACTGTCTGCATCGACGTGACGGCACTGTTCGGCGACCAGTTCGACCGTCAAGTCGGTCGTCTCGCCTGCTAGCGAATCCGGGACGTCGTCGGGCAGTTCCCACTCGAGTGAGAGCGCGACCGGTGTCTCGGGGTCGGTACAGCCCTCGAGTCGAACGCCGGTGGCGAGCGTTCGCGAGACGGCCGACAGGCTGCCCGCGGTGATCGTCTCGCCGTCGACGCGGAAGACGACTGCGAGGGCGTCACCGAGCGAGTCGCTGATCGGTGGACAGCGCGTTCGGAGCCAGAGGCGTGCCGGATTCGTTCCGACGGTCAGGGAGACGGCGATCGTGTCACCGTCGCCCCGGTCGATCCCGTCGAACGCGAACGCCAGTCGGCCGTCGACGATCGAACACGCGTCGCAGTCGACGTCGATGGCGATCGAGCCGGTCTTGAGCGCGTTCGTCACGCGCTGGCGGTCGCTCAAATACGCGCCGGTGCCGACGCCGGCGACCGCGCCAGCGGTACCGATGCCACCGACTGCGGCGAGTATCTGGCGGCGGCTCAGTCCGATGGGCTCTTGACTCATCAGCTTCCCCCGCACTGTTCTGCGCCGACTGCGAGTTCGAACTCGAGGGACTGGTTTTGCCACTCGTTCGTAGCCGATTCGCTGATGGTCCACGCGAATCCCAGACAGAGTCGGTCTCCTTTGGCGAGACAGTTGCCGAAGCCGTTTCGAAGCCGGAGACCGTCGGTTCCGGGCCCGTACGTCTCGCCGAACTCGGAGAGGGATGACTCGATGTCGGGATCGTCGGGAATCGCTCCCGTCCCAGTACAGCCGCCGATGCCGAACAGTCCGGTATCGTACCAGAGTGCGACGTCGACGACCTCACTGAGATCGCCCGAAACGGTCGGAACCAGTCTGATTCGTGTGTCCATGTCCTCTGCAAGGAGCCCGAGGCTGATCGTTCCGGTATCTCCCGGAAGGACGTTCGACGCCTCGATCAGGGGGCCATCCGTCGCCGCGTCGTAGCCGTCGATATACGCATCGGCAGGTGCGTCTCCTGCGGTCCACGCAGTCTCGTTTACGATCGGCGCCGCGTTCACCATGCGATCGTTGTAGGTGCTGTACCAGGCGACGCGGAGTCGTGGTCCGTCGTTGCCTTCCGTCTGAGCATAGGTGTAGTTCGTGTATTCCGGCGTGTCGCCCGTAACGGTCGCTCCTCGGAATCCGAGGGTAACGAGTCCGGCGGTACCGACGCCGCCGAGTAGCTTTCGCCGAGTGATCGTCGTTGTGCGTTGTGTCACTGTCGTACCTCAGTTCGCTCAGCCGCCTCCGGCGGACTGGCCGTATTCGTCGCTCGTGATAGTCGCGGAATGCATGGACCGCTGTACTCCGCTGGCGGGGATATGAATGACAGTCATACCGTTCGCGGACGGATCCGGCAGGTCCATGCTACCGCCCACAGCTGCCGTGGCAGGTCCGGCCTACCATCGTCGATAGCACGCTTTCGTGGCCACAACCGAGCCCGTTCCCGGGCCGTCGAAACCGAGCTGTGGACGCCTGCTGATCGATCGGGCGTGGACCAATGTGATACACACTCACTGTCCCGAACGATCATGCTTCGAAGGGATCGATGGGATCGGGGTTGTGTCGGCACTGCTCGGTGTAGAACGACAGATCGAACGCGACGCTGTCACCTTGGACCTCGTTGCCGACGGTGGTCGGGAGGTGCCACTCGAAGGCGATGAATCGAGTGTTCGACGGCTCGAAACAGACCGCTTCCGACGCTGGTGGCTCCTCGGGTGGAAGCACGTCGTAGCAGAAACTAACGTGGCTGACACCGTAGCGTTGGGTGCTGTTTCGAAGCGGTGCGCCGAGTCCAACACCCGAATCGGCAGTGAGGACGTCGTCGCTGCTCTCCTTTCGGTAGACGTTCCCGTCCGGACCACCCTTGACGATGACGGCGCTCACCTCGAACCCATCGAGCGTGAAATCGAACTCGCGGACGTCGCCGCCGGACAGCTCGGTCACCGTGATCGTGACGTCGCCGACCGGCGTGGTGTACGTCTCCGAGTCGCCCACCACATTCGGCAGGTCTTCCGATTCGATCTTGATCGCCCGGAACAGGCCGAGATCTTCACACGTCGGGTTGCGCGGGACGACCTCCTCGTCGCCATCCTCGAGCATCTCACCGTCGCCTGCTGTCGTATCCGGGACGCCGAGGTCGACGTCGGGGTCATACGCGAGCATGATGCCCGCATTCAACAGGTCGAGGACCTCTCTGAGCGAGCCGGCGGCGATGGCTGGTTCCCCCGGATCGAACACGTTGTTACCGTTCGTGTCGTACCACGCACGAGCGCGGATCGCATCGGCCAGCTCCGGGCCATTGCTCTCCGGATGGCTGCCGTCACCCTCGTCGACGAGGGCGCCGTGGAGCCAGATGTAGCCGGGGTTGTCACAGAGTTTGATGCCGAAGGTCACTTCACCGGAGTCGCCCGGCTTCACGTCGTCGAGTTCGATGAGCGCGTCGTCGTTCGGGGCGAACGACGGACCATCGAACGTTGCGATCTCCGCACAGCTAAACTCGAGGTTCGTGCCCGCCATCGCCGCCTCGAGGGGGTCGCTGTACGCGGCGCGGTCGACGTACTCGTCGACGCCGTCGTCGCGTTCGAACGACTGGAGACCGTCGCCGTCGTGGTCCGGATAGGCGTTCACGAACGGGCGGCCAGCCGTGCCGTAGTCTTCGGGACGCCCTGATTGGGGCGCGCCGTCGTAGAGCTGTTGCCAGGTGACGCTCAACTCGAGTTGTCCTGCGGTGAGTGTGTTCCCCGAGAACGTCTCGCGGTCGCTGAAGTAGGCGGTCGTGCCGAGTCCCGCACCTGTCGACGCAATGCCGACGGCACCGAGACCCGCTAACACGCGTCGTCGGGAAAACCCAACCGCTGAATCGGTCGTTGTCATGATTGCTCCCTCGTGGGACGTCCCACCGGCGGAGTCGAACCGCCGTCCCGCGGCCTCGAGCCGCGTCACGTGCTCTCGGCGAGGCCGAGAACGCTGTGCTCCAAATGGGACCCAAGTGTGGCCCGTCGGATCGGCCGACGAAGCTGCTGTCACCTTCGATTCAGTTCGGAGCCGTCTCTGCGACGAAGTTGTGCCGGCACTGCTCGGTGTAGAGCCCGAGATCGAACTCGAGGGACGCTCCTTGGACGTCGTTGTTGTCCATCGTCGCTTCGGGATCGGTCGACCGGATCGGGAACGACCAGCTGAAGCCGACACAGTGGGTCATCTCCGGTTCGAAACAGTCGATGCCGTCCTCACGCGGCACGGCGTCGATGATCCGTCCGGGATCGCTCTCGAGGACGTCGAACACCTCGGCAAGGGTTCCGCAGGCGACGACTTTCTCCGGGAGAATCTCGATCGCGACCTGTGCGAACAGGCCGGGGATCGACGCCGGGTCGTCGATGTTGAAGAAAAACGCCGGGTCGCCGCCGTAGGCGAACGGATCGCCGCTGAAGGTCGCGGCCGTCGCGCCGCTGACGTCGATCGGCAGTCCCGCCGGCCCGGCCATCACGCGCTGGGTAAACTCGGCACGGGAGTCACCGGCATCATCGCCGACGATGAAGATGCTCGTCGCGTAGTCGGGGTCGGTTCGGGCCGCGTTCGCGGCGGTCAACAGATCCTCGAAGCGATCGTTCGTCAGGCTCCCGCCGAAGTACGGCTCGCCGTCCGTGAACGTGATCGACTGCGGCTTGCGGCTGTCGTCGATGCGACCGTCGAACAGATCCATGAGTTCGCCGAACCCTTCCTCGAGGGCCGTTCCGGTGCCGTCGAACAGATCGTCGAGCTGGTCCCGAAGGTTCCGTAACGGCGCCTCGCCGCTCCCGTCGAGCGTCACCAAGTCGATGATGTCCGACGTGAATCCGTCGTCGTCGGGATCACCCCAGCCGCTGAGGTCCGCCGACGTGACGACGTTCGGGCCGGGATTGCTCGAGTCGCCGTCGCTGCTGTAGCCGTCGAAGAACACCGCGCCGATACGGAAGTCGTCGCTGTCGATGTTCGGGTCGGCGTCGATTTCGCCCTGCAGGAGGTCGACGAAGTCGATGACTCCTTGTTCGACGAGATCGATCTTCGCGGTCTGGCTGTAGGTCGTCTCGCCGTACTCGGCGTCGCCGACCGTGATCGAGTCGCCCGTGACGATCCCGTTGTACTGCGAGTACAGCATCGAGCCCGAGAAGTCGATCATCAACACGAGATCGGATGGCTCGAGGTCGTCGTAGACGTTGTCACAGTCCTCGTCGCGCCAGATCTTCGCGCGGAGGTAGTCGGCGAGCTGGCCGTCGCCAGCGCCGGGAGTCTCGCCGGTAACCTCGCCGTTCATCCAGACGTAGCCGGGGTTGTCACAGAGCGTGAACCCGAACGTGACCTCGCCTTCGTCACCGGGTTTGAGATCGGCGAGCGAAATCGCCGGCCGCGGTGCATCTCCCAGCCCCTCGAAGTCGCCACACGAGAGCGGGATGTTGCGCCCGTCCGCAGGGTCGTCGCTCGGATCGTCGACGTAGGTCAGGCCGCCGAGCGACTGAATCCCGTCGTCGTCGTGATCCGGGTACGCGTTGATCCAGGGGCGACCGGCCGTGCCGTAGTCTCCCGGACGAACCGACTGGTCCGCCCCGTAGTAGAGCTGTTGCCAGCTGCCGTGCATGGTGAGCTGGCCGGCGGTGAGCGTGTTTCCGTCGAACGATTCCCGGTCGCTGAAGTAGGCGGTCGTCCCGAGTCCCGCGCCGACCGACGCGACCCCGATCGCGCCGAGTCCGCCGAGGATCTTTCGTCGGGAAAGACCGACCGTCTCGTCGTTGGTAGTCATAGTATGTCCCCGATGGGGAAGCCCACTTGCGGAGTCGAACCGCCCCTGTAAACCGCGATCACGGTCGTACCGGCCGGTCCGCGAGCGTCCGATCGCCCGCTACCGGGTGGGTGGTC
It contains:
- a CDS encoding SipW-dependent-type signal peptide-containing protein; translated protein: MTTTDSAVGFSRRRVLAGLGAVGIASTGAGLGTTAYFSDRETFSGNTLTAGQLELSVTWQQLYDGAPQSGRPEDYGTAGRPFVNAYPDHDGDGLQSFERDDGVDEYVDRAAYSDPLEAAMAGTNLEFSCAEIATFDGPSFAPNDDALIELDDVKPGDSGEVTFGIKLCDNPGYIWLHGALVDEGDGSHPESNGPELADAIRARAWYDTNGNNVFDPGEPAIAAGSLREVLDLLNAGIMLAYDPDVDLGVPDTTAGDGEMLEDGDEEVVPRNPTCEDLGLFRAIKIESEDLPNVVGDSETYTTPVGDVTITVTELSGGDVREFDFTLDGFEVSAVIVKGGPDGNVYRKESSDDVLTADSGVGLGAPLRNSTQRYGVSHVSFCYDVLPPEEPPASEAVCFEPSNTRFIAFEWHLPTTVGNEVQGDSVAFDLSFYTEQCRHNPDPIDPFEA
- a CDS encoding SipW-dependent-type signal peptide-containing protein; translated protein: MTSSRALVVVICLLVATAGFAGGAVTVAVFTDTESVSGTFSTSETFSVPLADEIALDTLEHDHENGSENASADDCGSSGSSLPDDIGGPEQGSETPSSDTGAAANDTQIDDEGSSDGETAEDGTDVNGAEPDGNDSAGGIGATEGETMTEDGGANESGADGNETVADSESTASETPPGEESPEDTDDTMTATETDSPQSTDGSDSESPPDEDGDETDRTESSDSIDESTGDDAEIDGDGERHDESTDDEVEPEGTEVQSDGTEDENTDDHGSNVTDGDTEAESPVNGDAADDNEAEHTDNQQDGTDEADSDAEHADDQSDGTTDTALAADDDTESEPESD
- a CDS encoding DUF7861 family protein; the protein is MTHDRIHARKPAHDLERWSVGTIESITDRDGHCAFAVQTLDGETIELVVTVAIRELVVRRLDLEDGESPIGARVWYRQHGG
- a CDS encoding signal peptidase I, which translates into the protein MNYKTLANRVGLVLLIALVVPFVIYAVPGVIGAEYSFVVLSGSMAPAIEAGDVVVVADRDPATIETADVITYVRGSEETPVTHRVVGVEETEAGLAFETKGDANSDVDASLVPAANVLGVVVLTIPYIGYAIQAVSTPLGFVLLVAVPLGLLVVTELWSLVRAGRTDAAADGGDSDDTTDSAEPTASEPAASTAAEFTISPTDLRLSTVILVPVAVYAIYVALELQTTLTISIAFAATFSALAAGGLLLAARGDTAERERSPPVPTAPGDVSDDGAATDGGSSVTTADEIAMGSAATDSRPTEAKATEREPTDSADAATAQGMEPDASSPIEWAETPEPAPPEESTEDSE
- a CDS encoding SipW-dependent-type signal peptide-containing protein; amino-acid sequence: MTTNDETVGLSRRKILGGLGAIGVASVGAGLGTTAYFSDRESFDGNTLTAGQLTMHGSWQQLYYGADQSVRPGDYGTAGRPWINAYPDHDDDGIQSLGGLTYVDDPSDDPADGRNIPLSCGDFEGLGDAPRPAISLADLKPGDEGEVTFGFTLCDNPGYVWMNGEVTGETPGAGDGQLADYLRAKIWRDEDCDNVYDDLEPSDLVLMIDFSGSMLYSQYNGIVTGDSITVGDAEYGETTYSQTAKIDLVEQGVIDFVDLLQGEIDADPNIDSDDFRIGAVFFDGYSSDGDSSNPGPNVVTSADLSGWGDPDDDGFTSDIIDLVTLDGSGEAPLRNLRDQLDDLFDGTGTALEEGFGELMDLFDGRIDDSRKPQSITFTDGEPYFGGSLTNDRFEDLLTAANAARTDPDYATSIFIVGDDAGDSRAEFTQRVMAGPAGLPIDVSGATAATFSGDPFAYGGDPAFFFNIDDPASIPGLFAQVAIEILPEKVVACGTLAEVFDVLESDPGRIIDAVPREDGIDCFEPEMTHCVGFSWSFPIRSTDPEATMDNNDVQGASLEFDLGLYTEQCRHNFVAETAPN
- a CDS encoding ABC transporter permease, with the protein product MASQQGTDETPRPAGYYHLARAVLYREFLIFVRYPANAIGGIVISVFFFGVLFYGGRMIAGQALTDSIEGLIVGYFLWTLSVGAYSSISNDIASEVQWGTLERHVMTPFGFAPVALLKGVAKIVRTFITSTIILIAMILITGTTLELNLLTIVVVATLSIVSVLGLGLAAGGVTVLYKQIGNWLNLLQFGFIVLISAPAFDLGWMQVLPLAHGSALLQRAMVDGIRLWEFTAFDLVLLAATAAGYLALGYVVFQYATRRARRLGVLGDY